From Deltaproteobacteria bacterium:
CACGACGGCCGCGACGAAGGGGGACGGGTGCACGCCCGACCGCTCGTCGAGGCCGAGCTGCGCGCCGCCGGGGCCTCGGCCGGCCTCGCGACGACGATCCTCAGGCTGCCGGTGCTCTACGGTCCGCACGACCCCGTGGCGCTCGACTATCGCTTCTTCATCCGACGGCTCCTCGACGGCCGCGGGCGCCTCCTGCTCGGCGGTGGAGCCTGCCTGCTCGGCCACCGGCTCTACATCGAAGATGCGGCGCACGGCGTGGCCCTCGCGGTGGCGAGCTCCGCCCCGGGCTCTCAGCTCTTCAACGTGGCCGAGGAGTGCGTCTACACCCTCGAGCAGCGCTTCCACGCCTACGGCCGCGTGCTGGGGGTCGAGACCGACGTCCTGAGGGTGCCGGACCTCGCGCTCCCCGAGCACCTGTCGCAGTTCTACACCCGAGGCCAGCACCACGTGCTCGACACGACGCGGGCCCGCACCCTCCTGGGCTATGTCGAGCGCCATAGCCCCGAGGAACGCCTGCGACGCACCGTAGAGTGGGTCCGGCAGCACCCACCCGCCTTCGACGCGGACTGGGAGGCCGAATACGCGCTGGAAGACGACGTGGCAGCGCAGCTCGCAGCGCCGCAGGAAGAGGAGTCCGCCGACGATGCCGAGGAAGAGACCCGCTAACGGGTTTCTCCTCGCAGGCAGACCCTTCCAGCCGGCGAGCGCACGTAGGCCAGATACCGTTCCCGCACCAGCATGCGCACGAGCTCGACCACGTCCTCCTCGGAGGCCTCGTAGCCCAGCGTGTCGCGGAGCAGCTGCGTCAGTTCCGGCACGTCCAGCTCGCGGCCACCCACCGCCCGCAGAACCTCGTAGGTATCTGCGGGAACCTCGTTCGGCTCGTAGGAAGTCGAGAGCGTGCCGAGGAGGTAATAGCTCTCGTCCTCGCTCCGCCGGCCATCGCGGGTGAAGCGCACCACGTCGGTCGCCAGGTGTGCAGCCGGCGAGAAACCGAAGCGGTAACCATCCAGGAGCGGCGGGGCCTCCTCGCCGAGGAGCACCGTCCCCAGCCCACCGTAGAGGCCCTTCAGCACGTAGCCGTAGATCATGTCGTCGAAGGCCTGCCGCACCTCGGTGGTCTCGGCGGCCGTCATCCCGCTATCGTCGTGATAGCGGTGAACGTACATCGTGTTGCGCCGCGGGCCGAAAGCGGTCGGATCGTCGTCCTCGGCCAGCCGCAGCCCGAACTTCGCCGGCTCGCGCGACATGGGCGTGTTGCGCACGACCTCGAACGGGGAGTACGAGACCCAGCCCACGCGATCCGCGTGCTTCGCGATGAAATCCACGACCTCCAGGTTCTCCGCCTTGGTCGACGTGGGGAGGTTCAGGATGAGCAGCATCCAGGCGGGGGTGAAGCCCGCCTCGCGCACGCGGTCGAAGAAACTCACGATCCCCGCCTGATCGTACCCCTTGTCGATGAGCTTGAGGACCCGATCGTTGGCGTGCTCCATGCCGATCATTGGCAGCTGATAGCCCGCCCGCGCCATGGCGCTCAGCGTCTCGACGTCCCAGCGGCGATCGATCTTGAAGAAGCTCGACCACTGGATCTGCATGTTCCGCTCGAGGACCCCTTTGGCGATCGCGAGAGCGGGCTTCGGCGGCAGGGAATCCGTCACGATATACATGCGGCGGAAGCCGAGCTCGTAGTAGTAGGCGATGTCGGCGAGGAGCTCGTCCTCGGCGCGCGGCGAGTAGAGCGCGTTCGTGCCGTTCTGGGTGCGTGAGTCGCAGAAGGTGCAACGCCCCCAGTAGCACCCGATCGCCTGCATCACCGGGATCCAGACCGTCGGGCGCACGGCCGGCGGGATGCCGAGGAGGTCCTTCTCCGGCAAGCGGTACGAGCCGAGGTGTCCCCGCGGTGGCGGCGGGTTGTACCGGGGGCGCACGAGGCCCTCCGCGGGAGTGCCGCGATACCAGACGTTCGGAAGCTCGGGCAGAGGCTCCCCGTCGCGAAGGGCGCGAACGATGGCCCCGAGGGCGTCCTCGCCGATGAAGTAGGTTACCGAGTGAAACCCGACGTCCTCGTGGAGAAGCTGCAGCGCCTCGTGGCGCTCCAGGTAGCTCACCATCTGGCCGCCAACGGTGATGTGGATGCTGGGATCGATTGCCGCTATTTCGTGCGCCAGGACGAGCACCGACAGGGCGTGGTGCGGGAAGGTGAACGAGAGACCGACGAGCCTCGGGCGGCGCCTCTCGATCATCTCCTTGACCATGGGCCGAATGAAATCGCGGTAGCGAACCACGTCGGGGCTGGCGAGCAGCTCGCGAATTCCCTCGACGGTGCGCATGCTCGCCGTCACCTCCATGTAGCGCGCGGAGGAGGCGAAGAAGAAGTCCTCGGCGAGCGGCGTGAGGATCGAGATGATCGGCACGTTCTCGCGGAAGAGGAGCTCGTCGCGGCTCCCCGCGCGCGTGACCTCCTCGTGGTTCTCGAGCACCAGCCGCATCCTGACGATCATCGAGAGCAGGCTGCGGTAGGTCGCGGCGTCCTCGGGCGAGAGCTCGGCTTGCTTCTCGAACGCGTCCCGTCGCGCCGTCATGGCTTCGTGAACGCCTTCCAGGAAGTCACGGTCGAGCATGCGCCCGAAAGCGGCCCGGGCGACGTCCCACACCTCCGCCGAAAACCCGTGGCCGATCAGGTCCGACGCAAGCCAATAGGGCGCGGGATAAGGACGTTTCACCGCATCCCAGGCGAATGGCGGCCAGATGATCAGCGCGTCCGACAACCGCTCGGCCCCCGCAGTCGCGGGCCGAACACCCGAAACGCCCTCGCGCGCATGGTTTTGCATGGCCCGGAGAATAGCTGATGCAGGTCAAGCCGGCAAGGCGGCCCCCCCCCAACAGCTCACGCCTCGAACGTGCAACACCGTCGCTGGCGCCGCGTTTGCGCACCGGAGCGGCGACGCTGCGCCGACATCATCGCACCCAGGCGCCTTCCGGCCACTAAGGTGCGATGTTTCCGTCGCTATTGCTTGCGAGAAAGCGTTTTCGTCTCCGCCAAAGAATTTGACTTCACTGATCGCGTTCGGTACCTTGACCGTATTACTGGCATCCAAAATTAATAACGCCACAAGGAGAGGTGAGCATGCGTTCGCGCCTTATGGGTCTCGCGTTGGGTTTGGTGGGTCTGACGGCCGTCGCTGGAGGATGCGGCGGTGGTACCACTATCAACCCCGTTCCTAACCTGCTCGGAACCTGGGATTGGGACTTCTCGGGAGTCATCGGCCCCGGCGCCCGGCAGCTGACCTACTACTCGGACGCGCCGAAGCTCTGGGCGGCCGCCGACATCAGCTTGGACCAGAAGGCGTGGTGCCGCATGTACCTCGGCTGGTCGGTGGTGAACCCGGAGAGCGACACGAAGTTCACCTGGTCGTATACCGTTAACGCGGACGCCTGCGGTGAGAAGAAGGGCGCGACCGGCACGGTGAAGATGGACATGAACACCACCGTCTCGCCGGTCACGATGAATGCCGTCAAGGCGGGGATGGAGAACCTGCCGCCGCTCAAGGTCGTGAAGTGCGGCACCGACCCGCTCGTCGAGACCGTGTGTGGCAAGTCCCCCGGGCTCGGCAAGCCGGCCGCCCCGCAGTAAGCCGTAGCGCACTCCCCAACTTTCAGCGATGCCTCCGACGTCACACCGGCCACACGGGCCTCTCACCCTGCTACTGCTCGGCGCGCACCTGACGCTCGCCGCAGCAGGGTGCGAGGGCCCGGAGATCCCCCCCGCACCCTGCGTCGGCGAGAGCTGCCCGAATGCCGGGATGGATCTCAAGGTCTTCTTCGACGACGAAGCGCTCGACCCCGCTGCACGGCAGCGCCTCGCCGACTCGGAATACATCGGCACCCTCTACCTGCGGGTCTTCAATCGCTGGCCCCCGTATTCGCTGGCGCTGGCCACCTCTCTCGCGGAGTTCTATCCCACGATTGGACCGCTGTCGCTGCGCGGCGGCCAAACGCTGACCTTTCCCCGACGGCTCAACGTCGGCACGCACTGGATCGCCGCGGTCTGGTGGCCGCAGTCTCGGCCCAAGGGGTTCGTTCCGCTCCGCTCCGGCGACCTGATCAACACCGGGACCTGCGAGCCGCCGCCCTATCTGGTAGGCGGACCGGCCGAGGAGGCGCTGCACGACGAGTACTACCGCTGTGCGCTCCCCTACGGCAAGCGGGGGGTCCCACGCGTCGTCGTGAAGGAGTCGGACGTGGGCACCACGCTGAAGAACGTGGTCGTGCGGATCAACGCCGAGTACGATCCGCGCTTTGAGGAAGCCACCCCCACGCCCTCCTCGTCCTCGGACCAATGACGCGTTCAGCGCCCCCTCCCGGCGACGGCGCCCCACAGCAGCGCGTCTCGGCAGGCCACCACGCGAGAGAGCTGCGCGAAGCGCCTGCGGCCGGGGTTGCGCTCCCGACCTTCACCCCCCCGCGGAGCGGTCGCAGCCGCTAAGCCCTTGCCGGTGACTCGTGCGAAGCCATCCCCCCGTGCGGGACGCATCCAACGCCTCCAGAGGGCCGCAGACAACGACGACCCACGCCGCCTTCGAGGGGACGACGACGGCCTTACGGCTCTTTGTCGCGACGATGCGCGTCGCAGCCCTCGCAGGCCCCCTCGTGCTCCTGCTCTGCGCGCAGCTTCGTCCAGCGCAGGCAGCGGGGCCTCGGGCGAAGGCCTCGCCACCGCTTCTCGCCATGCGAGGTCCAGCATCGCAGCCGGGCTCGCCGGCTGCCGCAGCTCAGCCTCCCGCGGCGCCGAAGCCGGTCGTCCTCCCGCGCCCGACGGTGTGGGACCGCTTCAGCGGCCTGTACTTCAATCCCAACTACGCCATCACGCACCGCCTCGACTACTCGAAGGACAGCGGATGGAAAAAGTTCGGGAGATTTTCCTGGAACGTCGGCTTGGTTATAATGGGCATCGTCGCCTCCACCGTCTGGCATGAGCTGGGACACTTCATCATGTCGAAGTCCCTCGGGGTAAGTTTCAAGTGGCCTGCCAGCGGGTGGGACGGCATCTTCATCCCGCTCTGGCACATTCCCGACGACACCCCCCGCGACAAGCGCATCGCCATCAGCCTCACCGGTTTCATCTTCGACGCCGTCGCCACCGAAGTTCTGCTCTGGGTGCCCCAGATTCCCAAGGACAACCTGTTCGTCGTCGGCTTCCTGCTGCATTCGATCCTCAACAATCTCCTCTACCCCCTCGTCGACGTGATTCGAGGCGGCTACGGGGACGTTCAGTCGTTGCGGACCGCAGGCATGCCGGTGGTACAGCTCCACGTGCCGCTCGTGCTGCACAGCCTCCTGGCGCTCAGTCGCCTTCTCTTCCTACACACGAAGTTCGCCGCACGCTTCAACCCCTGGGCCGCTCCGAAGTCGGCCGGGGCGAACGTGATCTTATTCAACTGGTAGCTGTAACGAACGTCTGCCGCGGAGCGAGACCATGAAGATAGCCGCCAGGTGGGGGACCGTAGCTCTGCTGATCTCTAGCCATGTCGTGGCCTCCACCGCCTGGGCCGAACCCGTCTCCAAGGAAAAGGAAAAGAAGGCCGACGACACCGCTTCTCTCGTGTTCTCCGCGTCGAAGCTGCCGAAGACGCTCGAAGAGGCGCCGGCGATCATCACGGTCTACGACCACCAGTACCTCTCGAGCTTCGGCTTTCTCACGCTCAACGACCTCCTCAGCACGACCCCTGGCTTCGACGCGCGCCCGGCGAGTTGGTTCGACACCCCGGCCACCCGCGGTCTCACGCACACGGCGCTCCTCCTGCTCGACGGCACGCCGCTCAACTCGCACCTCTCGAACTACTTCCCCGCCGGGCTGGGGCTCGACCTGTCGAACTACCAGCGCATCGAGGTGATCAGCGGCCCGGGCGGCGTGCTCTGGGGATCCCACTCGCTTCTCGGCGTCGTGAACCTGATCAGCCGCAACGGCGCCGACATCAACGGGGTACACGGCCGCGTCGAGTTCGGCTCCTTCGGCTACCAGCGCTATGGCCTAAAGGCCGGCAAGCGGTGGGGAGATCTGGACGCCTATCTCGGGGTCAGCTTCGTCACCGAACGAGGCGCGAACGTCGAGCTGAGCGGCACGACCGCCCGCAGCTTCGCCCACGGAGGCAAGTACCAGGCGGGCACGGACGGCACCACGACGAACAAGTCGGACTACTTCTTCGAGGCCATCGGCAAGGTGAAGTACAAGGACTTCACCCTCTTCGGCCGGATCCCCTACTCGCGGAACTACTTTCAGGCGAGCGAGGAGGGGGGCATCCTCGCCTACCGGGATAACGGCTACCGCCAGAGCGACGACTGGGCGGCCTACCTGATGTACTCCAGCCGGTTCCTGAACGGAGACCTCGGCGTTCTGGCCAAGGGCTACTTCTATCGCAACGTGCTGGCCTTCGATAACCGCCTATGGTCCGCGGGGTCGCCCTACTATCGCGGAGGGTACGGCACCTTCGTTGACGGCGGCACGGCGCTCAAGCTCGGCGGCCTGGCCGAGGTCAACTGGACCTTCTCCCTGCGCAAGATCGTCACGAACACCCTGACCGGGGGTATCGACGCCTTTCGCGAGAGCGTCTCGGGCGCCAGCATTTCCCTGGCCGATGCGAACGGCTACTACGGCACCTTGCAGCCCTTCATCACCGACGCGGCCGCCTTCGTGCTGTCGCCCTACGTCTCCGACGAGGTCCGGCTGCTCGACCGCATCGCCATCTCCGGGGGCCTGCGCTACAACTACTCCGACAGCTACGCCCCCGTCGCGCTGCTTTCCGGCAGCGTCGTCGCGCGTCTGTTCGGGCAGAACTACGCGAAGGTCAACGTCGGCACCGGCCTGCGACCGCCCACGATGAGCGACCGCTTCGGGCGCCAACCCCTCTCCGCGCCGCTCGGACAGTACCAGCGGCCCGACGACGGCGCGGCACCGATGCGACCGTCTACCAGCACGGCCTACCAGTTCGAGATCAACTCCCAGATCCTGCGCGACGTGGGCCCCTTCCGCCGCTTCTTCGTGCGCGGCGACTTCGCAATCACCTCGGTGGAGAGCATCTTCGCGCAGCTGCCGAACCTCTTCGATCCCGAGACCCGCTACGCGCTACCCAAGATCAAGCGCGACATCTTGTCGGCGGAGGCGCGCCTGGATGCCACGTTTCGCGGCGACCACGCGGCCTGGGTCTCCTATGCGTATAACCAGGTACGCCTAAAGGACGTGGAGATCGAGGGAGGCCTGGCGCAGGTGGGACCCCAGCACTCCGTTTCGGCCGGCGGAATGCTGCGCCTCTGGCGCTGGCTGCGCGTGATGACCCGCGCCACGGTGCTGAACGGCATCCGGCGCTCCGTGCTCGCTCTCGACGCCACGGAGACGGCGCGCGGCGGGACGCTGGTACAATCCGACGCGCCGACCGTGTTCCTGCTCTCGGCCGGCTTCACCATCGACAACCTGTACCGCGACCTCTACGTCTCCTTCGTCGGCCACAACCTGGCCAACCAGAAGTACAGCAACTACGCCTTCACCAACCTGTTCGCGGGCGGCGTCGACGACGGCCAGGCGCTCAACTACACGCAACCGGGCATCAGCTTCGTCTTCTCGGCCGGCATGTCTGTCTGGTAGTCGCCGCACCTGGGCTGGGGCTTGAGCGGGACGGTCTTCACTACGGCAAGATGGTGAGGCACAGCTCCGGTTGCACGTGAGCTCGCGACCGGACGGGGTGAGGTGGCAGAGCCAATGGAGCACTACGACGTCGTTGTCATCGGGGGAGGCCCCGCCGGGCTGGCCGCGGCAGCGCGAATCGTCTTTGCTGAGATTCCCGACCACGAGCCTTTCAGCGTGCTGGTTCTCGAGGCGAGCGACGCTCTCGGAGGCGGGTCTCGCTGGAAGCCTCTCTTCATGGGTTCCTCCAAATACTTCTTCACGAAACGCGAGTTAGGACTCCTAATCAAATCCTGCGAGGAGGAGGGAGCCGTCGTCAAGCGGGGAGAGGAAGTCCTGGGCTTTGAGGTACGAGACCCGGATACCTTCTACATCAAGACGTCGCGCTCCGAGTACACCTGCACGGCCGTGGTGTTTGCCTGCGGCTTTCGGCGCTCCCATGCGCAAGAGAGCGAGCTCCACTGGCAAGACCGTGCCCTCTGGTGGGTGCTCGGCGACGGGGCGCTCATTGACAGGTTGCAGCAGCTCCAGGAGGAGCGGCAGGAGGAGGGTGTCGCGATCATCGGTTCGCGGCACGTCGCCCGCCTATGCGCGTCGTGGACGGTGCCGCCGCGTGACGTAAATGTGACCTTCATCGCCGAGCCCCCTGGGGCGGACCCACCAAACCCCTGGGTCCTCGATGCAAGCGTCGTGGACATCAAGGATGTCGACGAACGTATCGTGCTAAAGCTGCGCGATAGCCGCACGGGGAAGGTAGAAGAGATGGCCGTGGGCTCGTTGCTGGTGGATTTCGAATCCTACGAGCGGCAAGGCACCGCAATGCTCTTCGCTGCGGCTCAGCCCTTCGTCGGGCGCGAGGGGTTCATCGAGATCAATCGGCGAACAACGACCTCCGTGCCGGGCGTGTTCGCCGCTGGCGATGTTACGGGGGAACCCTTCTCGATAGCCAAGGCGCTCCACGAGGGTGCCACCGCCGGCTTCGCAGCCTACAGCTATCTCTATGGCAAGAGGCACGGGAGAAAACCCACCCTGTTTCCCTATTATCCAGAATGGACGCACTGAACAAGGGCACCTTGGCCGCGATCCATGTTTGACCACGAATCAACAGCGTCGCGACCGTCACGGAGGTTGCCTTGAAAGACTTGATTCCGGGCACCGGCGGGGCTGCCGCCCACCGCCGGATCCTTCCCAACGGAATGACGTCCTTGCACACCGAGGACGCCTCGACGCCTACCGGAGGGTTCCAGCTCTGGATTCGCGCCGGCTGCGTTGACGACCCCGAAGGCGCTTCGGGGACCGCGCACGCGCTCGAGCACCTCGTCTTCTATTCGGGGGAGGGGCGAAACGACCCCGCACTGGAGGTCGAGCGCTGGGGGGGCTGGAGCAACGGCGACACGGACTACGACTGGACGCGTTACGAGCTCTTCGTCGACTCGGCGCGGCTGCTCTTGGCCGCGAGCACCTTCTGTCGCCGCATCGCGCGACCCGGCTTCCGCGAAGAGGTGCTGGTCGGCGAGAAGAAGGTCATCCAGGAAGAGATCCGCATGTACAGCGCCACCATCCCCCACGTGGAGGCGTTCGATAAGGCGTACGCGCTGGTCTTCCGGCGCCTCGGCTACCGCAACTCGGGGCTCGGAAGTCCCGCCTCGGTGCGAGCGCTGACGCTGGACGGGCTGCGCAGCTATCACCGACGGCACTACGTGCCCGGCAACATGGTGGCCGTCAGCGTGGGGGCCTTTCCCCAGGAGGCGCTCGAGAAAGCGCTGCTCGCGGCCTTCCCGGGAGCCCGACGACGCGCGCCCGCCCCGCTCGAGGTGCCGAACGAGCCGCCTCAACGTGGGGTGCGAGTGGACCTGCTGCGCTCCTGGGCCACGGAACCGCGCCTGACGCTCGCGTTTCGCACGGCCCCGTTTCTCCACCCGGACGCGCCCGGCCTCGAGCTCCTGCTCCGCCTGCTTTCGAAGGGGAGCGCCCCGCTCGTGGGGCAGGCGGTCGTCGAGGCCACCGGGGCCGCACCCTCGCTGACCGGCGAGCACGAGCTCTTTCGACTGAGCGGAGCGATGCGGGTGCTGGTCGAGGCCGGTGGCACCAAGAAGGAGGTCCCCGCCCTCGTCGCCGCGGCCTTGAAAGGAGTCGCGCGGGCCCAGCAGCGTCTTGCGCCCCACGCGCTCGACGATCTGAAACGCGCGCTGCTCATCGAGGGCCTCCTCGACCGCGAGACGGTGGCGCGTCGGACCTACTGGCAGGGCTTCTTCGAAACCATCGCAGGGGACCATCGCCTCGAGCGCTCCTTCTTCGAGGCCATCGTCCGCATCACGCCCGCCGAGCTCCAGGAGCTCGCCCGACGCTACCTGCGCCCCGATCGCCTGACGCTCGTGCTCCAGCTGCCGCGCGGCTGGGTCGGCTCGGCGACGGAGAAGCAGAAGTGGCTCGAGACGCTCCGTCGCGCAGCCGCTCTCCCTGCCGCGACCGACGGCACCGCGCCGGTGCTCCCCCCCTGGGCCACGCCGCTGCCTCCCGAACGCGCTCCGCGAGCGCGCGCTCGAGGGTCGCGCCGACCGGCGTCAGCGGGGCTGAGGTGGAAGGAGGTGAGCCTCCCTTGCGGCGCGCGCCTGGTCACCATGCGACGCACGGCCACGCCCACGGTCGCCCTCGCGGCCAGCTTCCCGGGCGGCCTGCGCTTCGAACGCCGCGGGATGGAAGGGGCCAGCGAACTCCTCGCCGACACCCTGACCGCCGGCGCACGCGGCGTCACCCCGAGGGAGCTCCGCCGGCGCGTCCAGGCCACGGGGTCGGAGATCGCCACCGCCTCCGGCGGCAACACGCTCTCGCTGCAAGGCGTATTCGCGGGGAGCCATTGGCGCGACGGTCTCGGCGCGCTCCTCGACTGCGCGCTCGAGCCCACCTTCCCCGCTCCCACGGTGGCTCGAGCCCGGCTCGCCACCCTGCAGGCGCTCGAGTACCTCGACGACAACATCCTCGGCCTCACGGCCACGCTCTTCAGCCACCGCTTTTATCGCGTCCACCCGTACGGATACGACCCCCTCGGCACCAAGGAGAGTCTCTCGCGCCTCACCCGCGCCCACCTCGCTCGCCTCCACGCCGAGCTCTATCCGCCCTCGCGCCTCAACCTGGCCGTGGTCGGAAACATCGACCCTGGAGAGGTCGAAGAGGTGGTCGCCGCCCGCCTACGGAAAATGAAGCGCAAGGCCACTCCCATGCCCCTGGTCCCGCAGGAGGAGCCGCGGACGGCCTTCGCGTGGACCTTCGACCCCATCGCGACCGACGTGGTGCGTTTCTTCTGGGGCTTCGCCGCTCCCCCCTCGACGGACCCGCACTGGCCGAGCCTTTTGCTCATGGAGAAGGTGCTCGGCTACCAGTCCGGGCGCCTCTTCACCGAGATCCGCGAGCGCCGCGGCCTGGACTACTCGCCTAACATCTTCCTCTCGCAGGCCATCGACCCGGCGCATCTGGCGGTCTCCATCTCGTGCGTTCCCGCTCGCTCGCTCGAAGCCATCCAGGCCCTGACCGCCGTGCTCCGCTCGGCGTTCGAAGAGCCTGCGACGAAGGACGAGCTCGCCGTGGCCAAGGCCTTCGTCCTGGCCGCAGACACCGCGCAAGGCTACGAGACGAACGAGGCCATCGCCCGCTTCCTCGCCATCAACCTGAGCTGCGGTCGCACCGCCGCTTGGATGGCGTCCCTTCCGGCGCGCATCGAGGCGCTCACCTCCGACGGGGTCCAGGGTCAGGCGCGACGCATCTTCGACGCGCGCCGCTCCCTGCTCGTCATCGTGGGTCCGGAAGAGGTCCGGTCGCAGGCCGCGGAGCTGGCCGCCGTGGCGGCGACGCTCGTTCCCTGACGCAAGCTCCCCGACGAGCGCTCCCCGACGAGCGCTCACGCGCACAACCTACTCGTCGCAGAAGAAGGGCCGGTACTCCGGCCGCAGGACCACGTTCTTCTCGTAGAGCAGGTACTCCAGGTAGAAGCTCCCCACGCCCCCGGGGCCACCGCCAACCCTCCGCGCCACGTCGTCACGCAGCTCCTCCACCGTGGCGTAGCGCAGGTAGAGCGCCTGGCAGACCTCCCACGGCGACGGCGCGCTCTCCTCGTCGGTCGGTAGCCCGAGATGCTCCTGCACGGCGTGCACCTCTTCCGGGTGAGTCGCAAAGATCACATAGAGGACGACCGAGGCCACGACGTCCACCAGCTGGCGCTGCTCGGCCGGAGGCGTGAAGAGGAGCTCGAGCTCATCCTCCGGCTCCCCGCGCCGAAGCGGCGCGACGAGTCGCTTGAGCATGCGTCCGGCCTCCGACTCCTCGTCCTCGAAGAAGTCAGCGAGCCCGTACGCCTCGCTCCGCGCGAGAACCGTCTCGAGCAGCGCGCGGACGGCCGGGCGCGAGCTGTGCGCCCCGAGAAACGCGCTCCAGTCCCTCTTCGCCTCGTGACCCGAGGAGAGGAAGGTCTCCGCCGCCCAATCGAAGAACTGCACCAGCTCCGGCCAGCCGCCGAGGCGCTGCACGAGTTCCCTGGGCTGAGCGTAGACCGGCCAGGCCAGCGCGTCCGGGTCGCTCTCGTCGAACGCGAACGTCGCGGCCTTCGTCGGGTCTGTCTCGTCTTCTCGGAAGAGGAGGAGCTCGGAGTCGGCAGGCGCGCAGTTGAGCTTCCCGCCGAGGCGGAAGACCCGCGTGGCCTTCACGACCGCCGCCGCGGGAGCGACCGCGCCGAGGCCCGTCGCGTCAAAGGTGGCGAGCGCTGTCCGCACGTGCGCGGCCGTGGTGAAGGGGGCCCCGAGGAAGTAGAAGATCTTGGCCGAGGCGAGCGCGGGATCGTTTGCCGGTCCGAGCAGGCCCACCTCGTGCACGTCCTTCAGGAACTGCACCACGCGGCGCGCGTCGTAGGGGGCACGCATCTGGCGGAGGTGGTCGTCGCTCAGCGAGTCGATCATGAACATGTCGAGGTGATAGCCCGCCCGCTTGAGGAGCTCGACGGTCTCTCGCTCGAGGGTGGGCAGCAGGTAGCCGGTCCACCACAGCGGCTGCTGCGGCCGACGCGCGTTGAGCTCGATGAAGAGCTCCGCCAGCCGATAAAGGAGCGGTGCCCCCGCGAGGTTATTGAGCTCGGAGGCGACCATGTAGAAGGAGGTCACTCCCCGCGCAGCGAGATACTCAAGGTCGCCACGCACGGCCTCGAGGTCACGCTCGCGCACGGCGCGGCCCTCGACCTCGGGCTCGAGGCAGTAGTAGCAGGAAAAGGGACACCCTCGGCTTACCTCGATCGCCGCCGAATAGCCGTATTGCGCGCTCGGGCCGCCGTAGAAGGCTAGGAGCTCGTTCGTCACCTCGTCGTCGTATTCACGCTCGGCCAATGGAGCGAAGAACCGGCGC
This genomic window contains:
- a CDS encoding NAD(P)H-binding protein; translation: MKIAVIGGTGWLGPYVVQELVASGHQVTVFNRGLSQGQLPAAVRRLQGDRHDVSLLTEAFRGCDAVVDPHPANAEDTRAAVEACRAARVSRLVAVVCAESYFAAIAEGLEDPELIPASELAPTRELGTDNPHDGRDEGGRVHARPLVEAELRAAGASAGLATTILRLPVLYGPHDPVALDYRFFIRRLLDGRGRLLLGGGACLLGHRLYIEDAAHGVALAVASSAPGSQLFNVAEECVYTLEQRFHAYGRVLGVETDVLRVPDLALPEHLSQFYTRGQHHVLDTTRARTLLGYVERHSPEERLRRTVEWVRQHPPAFDADWEAEYALEDDVAAQLAAPQEEESADDAEEETR
- a CDS encoding radical SAM protein, translated to MKRPYPAPYWLASDLIGHGFSAEVWDVARAAFGRMLDRDFLEGVHEAMTARRDAFEKQAELSPEDAATYRSLLSMIVRMRLVLENHEEVTRAGSRDELLFRENVPIISILTPLAEDFFFASSARYMEVTASMRTVEGIRELLASPDVVRYRDFIRPMVKEMIERRRPRLVGLSFTFPHHALSVLVLAHEIAAIDPSIHITVGGQMVSYLERHEALQLLHEDVGFHSVTYFIGEDALGAIVRALRDGEPLPELPNVWYRGTPAEGLVRPRYNPPPPRGHLGSYRLPEKDLLGIPPAVRPTVWIPVMQAIGCYWGRCTFCDSRTQNGTNALYSPRAEDELLADIAYYYELGFRRMYIVTDSLPPKPALAIAKGVLERNMQIQWSSFFKIDRRWDVETLSAMARAGYQLPMIGMEHANDRVLKLIDKGYDQAGIVSFFDRVREAGFTPAWMLLILNLPTSTKAENLEVVDFIAKHADRVGWVSYSPFEVVRNTPMSREPAKFGLRLAEDDDPTAFGPRRNTMYVHRYHDDSGMTAAETTEVRQAFDDMIYGYVLKGLYGGLGTVLLGEEAPPLLDGYRFGFSPAAHLATDVVRFTRDGRRSEDESYYLLGTLSTSYEPNEVPADTYEVLRAVGGRELDVPELTQLLRDTLGYEASEEDVVELVRMLVRERYLAYVRSPAGRVCLRGETR
- a CDS encoding TonB-dependent receptor plug domain-containing protein, with amino-acid sequence MKIAARWGTVALLISSHVVASTAWAEPVSKEKEKKADDTASLVFSASKLPKTLEEAPAIITVYDHQYLSSFGFLTLNDLLSTTPGFDARPASWFDTPATRGLTHTALLLLDGTPLNSHLSNYFPAGLGLDLSNYQRIEVISGPGGVLWGSHSLLGVVNLISRNGADINGVHGRVEFGSFGYQRYGLKAGKRWGDLDAYLGVSFVTERGANVELSGTTARSFAHGGKYQAGTDGTTTNKSDYFFEAIGKVKYKDFTLFGRIPYSRNYFQASEEGGILAYRDNGYRQSDDWAAYLMYSSRFLNGDLGVLAKGYFYRNVLAFDNRLWSAGSPYYRGGYGTFVDGGTALKLGGLAEVNWTFSLRKIVTNTLTGGIDAFRESVSGASISLADANGYYGTLQPFITDAAAFVLSPYVSDEVRLLDRIAISGGLRYNYSDSYAPVALLSGSVVARLFGQNYAKVNVGTGLRPPTMSDRFGRQPLSAPLGQYQRPDDGAAPMRPSTSTAYQFEINSQILRDVGPFRRFFVRGDFAITSVESIFAQLPNLFDPETRYALPKIKRDILSAEARLDATFRGDHAAWVSYAYNQVRLKDVEIEGGLAQVGPQHSVSAGGMLRLWRWLRVMTRATVLNGIRRSVLALDATETARGGTLVQSDAPTVFLLSAGFTIDNLYRDLYVSFVGHNLANQKYSNYAFTNLFAGGVDDGQALNYTQPGISFVFSAGMSVW
- a CDS encoding NAD(P)-binding protein gives rise to the protein MEHYDVVVIGGGPAGLAAAARIVFAEIPDHEPFSVLVLEASDALGGGSRWKPLFMGSSKYFFTKRELGLLIKSCEEEGAVVKRGEEVLGFEVRDPDTFYIKTSRSEYTCTAVVFACGFRRSHAQESELHWQDRALWWVLGDGALIDRLQQLQEERQEEGVAIIGSRHVARLCASWTVPPRDVNVTFIAEPPGADPPNPWVLDASVVDIKDVDERIVLKLRDSRTGKVEEMAVGSLLVDFESYERQGTAMLFAAAQPFVGREGFIEINRRTTTSVPGVFAAGDVTGEPFSIAKALHEGATAGFAAYSYLYGKRHGRKPTLFPYYPEWTH